Proteins from a single region of Diaphorobacter limosus:
- a CDS encoding purine-cytosine permease family protein → MPSLTPAANEALTPVASQARVFHWHDHASLWFSLGVGLLVMQVGAYLVPALGTQQALLAIVAGSVIGAGLLGWVAKIGCDSGLASAGLMHAVYGRRFASLPILLNIVQLVGWGTFELVVMRDATVAIGRQSGLFAAAWWPVAATLLWGGVVALLISGSMVRLVRRVIARVALPLVVLSLLWLSWQFLSMARAQGLEDIWQRRGAGGMGVMPALDLVIAMPVSWLPLVADYARHGVSGAGALRGSWLGYALANIWCYCLGVLVALTLPSQDLVTGLLLAQGGLLALSLILIDEVDNAYGDAYSGAVSAHSLRPGWSVRRWGLVLAALCTGLALVLPMHSLEPFLLLLSSVFVPLFGVILGRLAFGVAAPQRLDARAVHGLPVALWLGGIACYHLLPRVLPGLGAALPTLALCLVLAWLTRPRGACSTRRSTH, encoded by the coding sequence ATGCCCAGCCTCACCCCAGCCGCTAACGAAGCCCTGACCCCGGTCGCCAGCCAGGCGCGCGTGTTTCACTGGCACGACCACGCCTCGCTCTGGTTCAGTCTGGGCGTGGGCCTGCTGGTGATGCAGGTGGGCGCCTACCTGGTGCCAGCCTTGGGCACGCAGCAGGCGCTGCTGGCCATCGTCGCCGGCTCCGTCATCGGCGCGGGGCTGCTGGGCTGGGTGGCAAAAATCGGCTGCGACAGCGGCCTGGCCAGCGCGGGGCTGATGCATGCCGTCTATGGCCGCCGGTTTGCCAGCCTGCCCATCCTGCTGAACATCGTGCAGCTGGTGGGCTGGGGCACGTTCGAGCTGGTGGTGATGCGCGACGCCACCGTGGCCATAGGCCGGCAGTCGGGCCTGTTTGCCGCCGCCTGGTGGCCCGTGGCGGCCACGCTGCTGTGGGGCGGCGTGGTGGCGCTCTTGATCAGCGGCTCCATGGTGCGGCTGGTGCGCCGCGTGATTGCGCGCGTGGCGCTGCCGCTGGTGGTGCTGTCGCTGCTGTGGCTGTCCTGGCAGTTCCTGTCCATGGCCCGGGCCCAGGGGCTGGAAGACATCTGGCAGCGCCGCGGCGCGGGCGGCATGGGGGTGATGCCGGCGCTGGATCTGGTGATCGCCATGCCCGTCTCCTGGCTGCCGCTGGTGGCCGACTACGCGCGCCATGGCGTCAGCGGCGCCGGCGCCCTGCGCGGCAGCTGGCTGGGCTATGCGCTGGCCAACATCTGGTGCTATTGCCTGGGCGTGCTGGTGGCGCTGACCCTGCCCAGCCAGGATCTGGTGACAGGCCTGCTGCTGGCCCAGGGCGGGCTGCTGGCGCTGTCGCTGATCCTCATCGACGAGGTGGACAACGCCTATGGCGACGCGTATTCGGGCGCCGTCTCGGCGCACAGCCTGCGGCCGGGCTGGAGCGTGCGCCGCTGGGGCCTGGTGCTGGCCGCGCTGTGCACGGGCCTGGCCCTGGTGCTGCCCATGCACAGCCTGGAGCCGTTTTTGCTGCTGCTCAGCTCGGTGTTCGTGCCGCTGTTCGGCGTGATCCTGGGACGCCTGGCGTTCGGCGTGGCCGCGCCGCAGCGGCTGGATGCGCGCGCCGTGCACGGCCTGCCCGTGGCGCTGTGGCTGGGCGGCATTGCCTGCTATCACCTGCTGCCGCGCGTGCTGCCCGGGCTGGGCGCGGCCCTGCCCACGCTGGCGCTGTGCCTGGTGCTGGCCTGGCTGACGCGCCCGCGCGGGGCGTGCTCGACAAGACGAAGCACACATTGA
- a CDS encoding AraC family transcriptional regulator — protein sequence MSAKPWINEKIYAPYKLAALVETLTELGVPSQMSLQGTGLALCDVENPETKTSVGQYFTACRNAVRTSKTPAAPFLVGRRMHLSAYGMYGYALMCSLTLRDFFNEGVKYHKLATPTVVIEWREQDGAAIWSFPRLVAPELSVDLFQFLIEQQLVQHAIHLNDVAGPECRPLRALLSYPAPAHEHLYAEYLGCPAYFGSETCELHYDAAILDQPTQLAHKLTSALMQATCERLIGQAKTTVGISGQVYQILMASPEQLPRMEDVAAMVHMNERTMRRKLESEGTSFGQIIDDVRASLAAEYLKTTKMTTEDIAALVGFSDAANFRRAFKRWTGKTPSEYRT from the coding sequence ATGTCTGCAAAACCCTGGATCAACGAGAAAATCTACGCGCCGTACAAGCTCGCAGCGTTGGTCGAGACGCTGACCGAACTTGGCGTACCCTCACAGATGAGCTTGCAGGGGACAGGCTTGGCGCTGTGCGACGTAGAGAACCCGGAAACCAAGACGTCGGTCGGTCAATACTTCACGGCTTGCCGGAACGCCGTGCGCACGTCCAAGACGCCGGCCGCGCCTTTCCTGGTTGGACGGAGAATGCACCTGTCGGCTTATGGCATGTATGGGTACGCGTTGATGTGCAGCTTGACGCTGCGCGACTTTTTCAACGAGGGCGTCAAGTACCACAAGCTTGCGACGCCCACAGTGGTCATCGAATGGCGTGAGCAAGATGGCGCCGCCATCTGGAGCTTCCCACGGTTGGTGGCACCAGAACTCAGCGTCGACTTGTTTCAGTTCCTGATCGAGCAGCAACTGGTGCAACACGCCATCCATTTGAACGACGTGGCAGGCCCGGAATGCCGGCCGCTGCGCGCGCTGCTGTCGTACCCTGCGCCTGCGCACGAGCACCTGTACGCGGAGTACCTTGGTTGCCCGGCGTACTTCGGCAGCGAAACCTGCGAGCTGCATTACGACGCTGCCATCCTTGACCAACCGACTCAGCTGGCACACAAGCTCACTTCGGCCCTCATGCAGGCGACCTGTGAGCGGTTAATCGGCCAGGCCAAGACCACCGTCGGCATCTCGGGTCAGGTCTACCAGATCCTGATGGCGAGTCCAGAGCAACTGCCGCGCATGGAAGATGTGGCGGCCATGGTGCACATGAACGAGCGCACCATGCGCCGCAAGCTCGAATCTGAGGGCACCTCATTTGGTCAGATCATCGACGACGTGCGAGCGTCGTTGGCCGCTGAGTACCTCAAGACCACGAAGATGACGACGGAGGACATCGCTGCACTCGTTGGGTTCAGCGATGCTGCGAACTTCCGCCGAGCCTTCAAGCGCTGGACGGGCAAGACGCCGAGCGAATATCGAACCTGA
- a CDS encoding 3-keto-5-aminohexanoate cleavage protein, translated as MAKPQDKVIISCAVTGAMHTPTMSPYLPITPDQIAEQSIEAAEAGAAILHLHARNPVDGSPTPDPKIFDQFVPRIKAATDAVINITSGGSTRMTLEERLAYPLMAKPEMCSLNMGSMNFSIHQAAHKITDWKHPWEKPYVEGMEDLIFRNTFKDIKHILQTLGDGCGTRFEFECYDIGHLYNLAYFIDEGLVKGPLFIQSIYGILGGVGPDPENLVMMRTTADRLFGRENYRFSVLGAGRHQMSLLTMGAVMGGNVRVGLEDSLYLAKGQLAHTCADQVRKIRRILEELSLEIATPDEARAMLGLKGKDSVGF; from the coding sequence ATGGCCAAGCCACAAGACAAAGTCATCATCAGTTGTGCCGTGACCGGCGCGATGCACACGCCGACCATGTCGCCGTACCTGCCCATCACACCGGATCAGATCGCTGAGCAGTCGATCGAGGCGGCCGAAGCGGGCGCCGCGATCCTGCATCTCCATGCACGCAACCCGGTGGACGGCAGCCCCACGCCGGATCCGAAGATCTTCGACCAATTCGTGCCGCGCATCAAAGCGGCGACGGACGCTGTCATCAACATCACCAGCGGCGGCAGCACGCGCATGACGCTGGAGGAACGCTTGGCCTACCCGCTAATGGCCAAGCCCGAGATGTGCTCGCTGAACATGGGCTCGATGAATTTCTCCATCCATCAGGCCGCTCACAAGATCACGGATTGGAAGCACCCCTGGGAGAAACCGTATGTAGAGGGCATGGAAGACTTGATCTTTCGCAACACTTTCAAGGACATCAAGCACATCTTGCAGACCCTGGGCGATGGCTGCGGCACGCGCTTCGAGTTTGAGTGCTACGACATCGGCCACCTCTACAACCTAGCTTACTTCATCGACGAAGGATTGGTCAAAGGCCCACTGTTCATCCAGTCGATCTACGGCATCCTCGGCGGCGTCGGCCCCGATCCAGAGAACCTGGTAATGATGCGCACCACGGCCGATCGGCTGTTCGGCCGCGAGAACTACCGTTTCTCCGTCCTCGGCGCGGGCCGGCACCAGATGTCGCTGCTGACCATGGGCGCCGTCATGGGTGGCAACGTGCGCGTGGGTCTGGAGGACAGCCTGTACCTCGCCAAAGGCCAACTGGCGCACACATGTGCGGATCAGGTGCGCAAGATCCGGCGCATTCTCGAAGAGCTGTCGTTGGAGATCGCCACGCCTGACGAAGCCCGCGCGATGCTGGGCCTTAAGGGCAAAGACAGCGTCGGCTTCTGA
- a CDS encoding 3-hydroxyacyl-CoA dehydrogenase NAD-binding domain-containing protein, translating into MHKAISVTVIGAGLMGHGIGQVFARAGHEVVITDPNATVLNMALERVEANLV; encoded by the coding sequence ATGCACAAAGCAATCTCCGTCACCGTGATTGGCGCTGGCCTGATGGGACACGGCATCGGCCAGGTGTTTGCGCGAGCCGGCCACGAGGTCGTGATCACCGATCCCAACGCAACGGTGCTCAACATGGCTCTGGAACGCGTGGAAGCCAACCTAGTGTAG
- a CDS encoding IS630 family transposase — MRVAPKIELTDEERAALTKLWRSGLTSVRLAQRARIILLADQGLNNKDIAAQLGIGRMQPARWRERYLQGGIKAIERDLPRGAPPVKVDVAQLVQLTTQSSPEAITHWSTRKMGTLLGVSASTVMRHWHAHGLKPHLVHSFKVSRDPQFAQKLEDIVGLYMSPPEHALVLCCDEKSQVQALDRTQPGLPLKKGRAQTMTHDYKRHGTTTLFAALNVLDGQVISQCQQRHTHVQWLKFLKQIDRETPKDKTLHLIADNYATHKHPVVQDWLAKHPRFHMHFTPTSASWLNMVERFFRDLTTERLRRGVFTSVPQLVAAIDEYVAHHNTNPKPFIWTKSARDILQKVIRANSRLSSKQNGTLH; from the coding sequence ATGCGAGTTGCGCCAAAGATCGAATTGACGGATGAAGAGCGTGCGGCGTTGACGAAGCTTTGGCGCTCGGGCCTGACGAGCGTACGTCTGGCGCAGCGCGCACGCATCATCTTGCTGGCAGACCAGGGCCTGAACAACAAGGATATTGCCGCGCAACTGGGCATCGGTCGCATGCAGCCGGCGCGCTGGCGCGAGCGCTACCTGCAAGGCGGCATCAAGGCTATCGAGCGCGACTTGCCACGCGGCGCGCCGCCGGTAAAGGTGGACGTGGCCCAGCTGGTGCAGTTGACAACCCAGAGCAGCCCCGAAGCGATCACGCACTGGAGCACACGCAAGATGGGCACGCTGCTGGGCGTCAGCGCCAGCACCGTGATGCGCCATTGGCATGCGCACGGGCTCAAGCCGCATCTGGTGCACAGCTTCAAGGTCTCGCGTGACCCCCAGTTTGCCCAGAAGCTCGAAGACATCGTGGGCTTGTACATGTCCCCGCCTGAGCATGCCCTGGTGCTGTGCTGCGACGAGAAGAGCCAGGTGCAGGCGCTCGATCGCACGCAGCCGGGACTGCCCCTGAAGAAGGGGCGTGCGCAGACGATGACGCACGACTACAAGCGCCACGGCACGACCACATTGTTTGCGGCGCTCAACGTGCTCGATGGCCAAGTCATCAGCCAATGCCAGCAGCGCCACACCCATGTGCAGTGGTTGAAGTTCCTCAAGCAGATCGACCGCGAGACACCCAAGGACAAAACGCTGCACCTGATCGCCGACAACTACGCCACGCACAAGCACCCGGTGGTGCAGGACTGGCTGGCCAAGCACCCGCGCTTTCACATGCACTTCACGCCGACCTCGGCGTCGTGGCTGAACATGGTCGAGCGTTTCTTTCGTGACCTGACCACAGAACGGCTGCGCCGCGGCGTATTCACCAGCGTGCCGCAGCTGGTGGCCGCCATTGATGAATACGTGGCACATCACAATACCAACCCCAAACCGTTCATCTGGACCAAGAGCGCCCGCGACATCCTGCAGAAGGTCATTCGGGCCAATAGCCGATTAAGCTCCAAACAGAATGGAACACTACACTAG
- a CDS encoding 3-hydroxyacyl-CoA dehydrogenase family protein, producing MRVDGTLQSAVAQADLVIEAAPEKLELKQKLFADVAAAAPRHAVLASNTSVIPITRIGEALEPQARARLVGTHWWNPPHLVPLVEVVRTAYTSEEVFEQTFAWLAAAGKCPVRVQHDVTGFIGNRLQHALWREAIALVEDGVCDAEAIDLVVKNSFGMRMPVLGPMENADLVGLELTRDVHRVMFPDLKCDKTPSALLGRLIEKGSTGMKAGQGLRAWTPEQAQEVHARLAAHLIRMTRD from the coding sequence ATGCGCGTCGACGGCACGCTGCAGAGCGCGGTCGCTCAGGCCGACCTGGTGATCGAAGCTGCGCCCGAGAAGCTCGAACTCAAGCAGAAGCTGTTCGCAGACGTCGCCGCTGCTGCACCCAGGCATGCGGTGCTGGCCAGCAACACCTCGGTCATTCCAATCACGCGCATCGGCGAGGCGCTGGAGCCCCAGGCCCGCGCGCGGCTGGTCGGTACGCACTGGTGGAACCCGCCGCACTTGGTGCCACTGGTTGAAGTAGTGCGCACCGCTTACACCAGCGAAGAAGTGTTCGAACAGACGTTCGCCTGGCTGGCTGCCGCTGGCAAGTGCCCGGTACGCGTGCAGCACGACGTGACGGGTTTCATCGGCAACCGGTTGCAGCACGCACTGTGGCGCGAGGCCATCGCTTTGGTCGAAGACGGCGTGTGCGATGCCGAGGCCATCGATCTGGTGGTCAAGAACAGCTTTGGCATGCGAATGCCGGTATTAGGGCCCATGGAAAACGCCGACCTGGTCGGTCTAGAACTGACGCGCGATGTGCACCGCGTGATGTTTCCGGATCTTAAGTGCGACAAAACCCCCTCGGCATTGCTCGGTCGCTTGATCGAGAAAGGAAGCACCGGCATGAAGGCCGGCCAAGGGCTGCGCGCCTGGACGCCCGAGCAGGCCCAAGAGGTGCACGCTCGACTGGCTGCGCACCTCATCCGCATGACCCGCGATTGA